A stretch of the Capsicum annuum cultivar UCD-10X-F1 chromosome 10, UCD10Xv1.1, whole genome shotgun sequence genome encodes the following:
- the LOC107845221 gene encoding uncharacterized protein LOC107845221, which produces MGILQVYVASDFGHYYVSADPIMDNITRLTQAIGMPSFFLSFVIVPLPVNARTAFIVLSKIAEFHNFIFDIFRDLCRGDHEQHYGDINCVNCIIWKGLEMRVFS; this is translated from the exons ATGGGTATTCTACAAGTCTATGTTGCAAGTGATTTTGGGCATTACTATGTAAGTGCTGATCCAATCATGGATAACATTACACGACTGACGCAGGCAATTGGAATGCCTTCTTTCTTCCTATCATTTGTCATAGTACCTCTTCCTGTCAATGCAAGAACTGCCTTTATTGTCCTCAGCAAAATAGCAGAGTTCCACAACTTCATCTTTGACATCTTTAGAG ATCTATGTAGAGGTGATCATGAACAACATTATGGGGATATCAACTGTGTTAACTGTATTATATGGAAAGGACTTGAGATGAGAGTATTTAGCTGA